A single window of Malus sylvestris chromosome 5, drMalSylv7.2, whole genome shotgun sequence DNA harbors:
- the LOC126621311 gene encoding mitochondrial phosphate carrier protein 1, mitochondrial-like has product MRGVEGRFCEEFSPAYYGLCTVGGMLSAGATHLAITPLDVLKVNMQVNPIKYNRMGTGFSTLWKEQGPSSLWRGWSGKLFGYGVQGGCRFGLYEYFKKLYSDALIDHNKSTIFFLSSASAQVFADVALCPFEAVKVRVQTQPYFAKGLVDGFPKLYSAEGITGFYRGLLPLWGRNLPFSMIMFTTFEHSVDLIYRKFMQRRKEECSRAQQLGVTCLAAYAAGAVGTVISNPADNIVSSLYNKKAANVMQAVKNIGFINLFTRSLPVRITLVGPVVTLQWFFYDSIKVLCGLPSSGGLSRRLEEANLSAE; this is encoded by the exons ATGAGAGGagttgaaggaagattttgtgaggAATTTTCACCTGCGTATTATGGGCTGTGTACTGTTGGAGGAATGCTCAGTGCTGGCGCTACCCATCTCGCAATCACGCCACTTGATGTCCTGAAAGTTAATATGCAG GTAAATCCAATTAAATATAACAGGATGGGTACAGGGTTTTCTACTCTTTGGAAAGAACAAGGCCCTTCTTCTCTTTGGAGAGGTTGGTCTGGAAAGCTTTTCGGATATGGTGTTCAGGGTGGCTGCAGATTTGGTCTCTATGAATACTTTAAGAAGCTTTACTCAGATGCATTGATAGATCATAACAAGAGTACCATATTCTTCCTCAGCAGTGCATCTGCTCAAGTATTTGCTGATGTGGCTCTCTGTCCTTTTGAAGCCGTCAAAGTCCGAGTTCAAACACAGCCCTACTTTGCAAAGGGCTTGGTTGATGGGTTTCCAAAGTTATACTCAGCTGAAGGGATAACTGG CTTTTACAGAGGACTTTTACCACTATGGGGTCGAAATCTTCCAT TTTCGATGATAATGTTCACGACGTTTGAGCACTCAGTTGATCTTATTTATCGCAAGTTTATGCAAAGGAGAAAAGAGGAATGCTCAAGAGCCCAACAGCTTGGTGTTACATGTTTAGCGGCCTATGCTGCAGGAGCTGTTGGTACCGTCATCTCCAACCCTGCTGACAACATTGTTTCCTCACTTTACAATAAAAAGGCTGCCAATGTGATGCAG GCTGTGAAGAACATTGGATTCATTAATCTGTTTACTCGAAGTCTTCCTGTTCGAATTACACTTGTCGGCCCTGTTGTTACCTTGCAGTGGTTTTTCTATGACAGCATCAAAGTTCTTTGTGGATT GCCATCTAGTGGAGGGCTTTCCAGGCGTCTTGAAGAAGCTAACCTATCAGCTGAATAA